The Gemmatimonadaceae bacterium DNA segment GTTCTCGAGAGCGACGACGCTCGGAGCGCGCTCCTGTTCGTTCAGTTGTGCGATGATGCGCCAGAAGGACCAAAACGTCCCTGACCGCCCGCCCTTGAGGCCGGCTCCGTTCCCTGCAAGCGACAAGTCCTGGCACGGGAACGAGGCCCATGCCAAGTCTGCGTCTTCAGTGATCGAGTTCGCGCTCAGCTTGCCAACGTCACCGAGAACGAGCTCATCGGCCGGGCTGAAGTTCGAGCTGTACGCCGCCGCCTTCGTCCGATCTATGTCGTTGGCGAGCAAGCACTTCCAATCCGCTCCGAGCCCAAGGCGCGCCATTCCCGCACCGGCGAAGAACTCCAGAAATGTGAACGTGGGTTCGGGCATATGAATGCGGCGGAGGGCGGAAGAAGCCTGAGAGAAGTACGGCCGAATATAGGCCGAAGTCCCGTTAGCTGCAATCATTGGATTGCATACCGAACCAGACTAACGCGTGCGTACTCCAGAGCTTCAACCTTCCGGAGGGTGCAGCGTCGAGTCCTTCGCGAAGACGTAGAACTCGCCCTCACCGACCACGTGCCGTCGGTAGAAATCTGCGTTGCTGAGCATCTTGGCGGCCTCTCCCGGATTGGTCACGGGGAGAACGGGTGGCCAAGTGATGACTTCCTGGCCGATGAGATGATCGGGAACCGCTTCCCATCGACCACCCTCTAGAATGATGAAAGCTCTTCGCTGCGCCATGACTCTCTCGGTCGCTATAACGTGGATTATCCGAAAAACGAACACAAACTCCCCTGCTTATTCCCCCGACTATCCTTGCAGGGAACTCACACTATCCCAAACCTCACTCCACGCTAACCCCCTGCGCAAGCACGATTTGTGCCGCACGCCTAGGCCATTTCGTACCCGGCTATCTTACCGCGCTATGCTGCAGGCAACTCGCACTATTCCATCCACATCCTTCGACCTCACCAAGCCAGAAAAGGGGCACGGACCATCGGTCCGCGCCCCTTCTCGCCCTTCCATATCTTTTCAGCCCAGCCGAAAAACCCTACCGCGTAGCCTGCGGCGTCCGCCGCGTCGCCGGATTACAATCCCGCCACTGCCCCGGCTGCCCACCCGGACCAGCAGGCAACGGATCCATAATGTCACGCGGCATCCGCTCCGGGTCCTCGCTGGCCAGGTACGCCAGCATCGCCACGAGCGTCGCGTTGTTCTTCAGGTCGTACTCCACAACCTTATCGTACGTGTCGCGGTCGGTGTGCCAGGTGGTGAAGCTGTAATCCCAGCTGAGCGCGCCAAGGTTGAACGCGGGCGCCTTGTGACACACGAAGCTGGCGTGGTCGGTGCCGCCGGTGGCCTGCCCACCAGTGGGGTTGAAGCGGATCCACTGGGTGATCTCGCTGGGCACCTGCCCGAGATACCGCTCGATCCGCTGCGCCGCGCCAGGGAACGGACCGGCGCTGAGATTGACGACGCGGCCGGTGCCGTTGTCCTGATTCCACAGCGCCTGCAGGCCACGCACGACTTCCGGATGATCCTCGCTGAACGCGCGCGAACCGTTGAGGCCCTGCTCCTCGCCGCTCCACAAGCCGACGAGAATGGTGCGCTTGGGATTGGGATACACCTGACGCAAGATGCGCAGCGCCTCCATCATCGTGATGGAGCCGGTGCCGTTGTCGGTCGCGCCAGACGACGAAGACCACGAGTCGAAGTGCGCCGAGAGGAGCACGTACTCGTCTGGCTTCTCGCTGCCGCGGATCTCGGCGACGACGTTGAACACGGGACGCTCGCCGACGATCTCGCTGTCGGTGAAGGCCCGCACGCGCGGGCCCTGGTTGTTGCGCGCGAGACGGAACAGCAGCCCGTAGTCCTCGCAGCCGACGGCGAACGCGGGCAGGGTCTGCTGCGGCGACCCGAACACCTTCTGGATGCCGGGATAGTTGCTGAACTGGTGGGTGAAGACGCCGAGCGCGCCGGCATCCTTGAGCTTCTGCCACACGTTGCGGCCGCCGCTCATCGCGACGTTGAGCTGGTTCCACTCCTGCTGCATCGCTGCCTGCGCCGCAGTCACGCGGTCGCGCTCCTCAGGCGTCGCGAACTCGGCCCACTGGCCGGGCGAACGGCAACTGAGCCGCGGTACGCTCATCAGGAAGAACTTGCCGCGCACGTTGGGCAACCAAGCATCAAAGGCCTCAGGCGTGCTGATGCCCTCAGGATACGCGATGACCTGGCCCTCGACAGGACGGCGCATCCCGGGGCTGTAGGTGAGCGCGTAGGCCTCGAGCGAACGCACGCGCGGGGTGAGCAGGTCGATGTGGGTGACGCCACGCTTCCAGCCGAGCCAGGTGCCGTACTGCTCCTTGCGCGCGGTCACGCCCCAGCGCTGGAAGGTGCTCACGGCCCAGTTCTGCGCCGCATCCATATGCGGGGACGCGGTCATCCGCTGCCCGAGCGAGTCCATCAACTGCTGCGCGAGGCTCATCGCCTGCGAACGGTTCATCCCCTCGTCCCACATCCGCTGGATGATGGGATCGGAGGACGGCGAGCGACGGATGTACGTGGGGACGCTGTTGACGTCGATGGGATCGGCCATCGGATTGCGCGCCCCCATCGGGGGACGGGCCTGGCCGGCCGGCTGCTGCGCGGCGAGCAGCGGCGCGACGAGCGCGACCGCTAGCAATGCTCTGACGAACACGGACTTCTCCTTGCAAGTGTGGTGGAACGGTTCCCTCAAACCTTGACGCTGAGTCCATCCGCCAACGAACTACGATACGCCTTCCAGGCCGGCAGCATTCCCACGAGCGTGCCGGCGACGACAACCAATCCAAGGAATCCCCACGCGGTGGCGCTGAGTGGCGCCATCGCGAGCGCGAGTCCGTAGCGCGACTCGATCGCGCCGGACGCCAGCGCCAAACCAAGGTACACCAACAGGACGCCGGCCACCGCGCCGCTGAGCGCGAGCAGCGCCGACTCGCTCACGAGCAGGGCGGAGATGGTGCGGGGTCCGGCGCCGACGGCGCGCAGCACGGCCATCTCGCGGCGTCGGCTCTCGAGCGAGGCATACAGGGCCACGCACATCCCGATCAAGCCGACGAGCAGCGTGAACAGGCTCACCAGCCGCAGCGCGGCCTCGGCGTTGCCGACGACGTCCCAGAGCTGCGCCAAGGCTACGCCAGGCACGATGGCAGTGAGCGGGTCGACGATGTCCTCGTTCATCTCGCGCTGCAGGCGCAGCGTCTCGAAGCGGTTCTTGGTGCCGACGAGGAAGGCGGTGATCGGCGGCTCGGCGTCGTGCAGGTGGTCGTCCGGCGGACCCATCGGCAAGCCGCCGCGATGCGCCTCGGCCTCGTGCATCGCCTCCAGCCCCTCGAGCGTCACGTACAGCGCGCGGTCGATGGGCGTCACGGTGCGATTGATGATGCCGACGACCTTGAACGGATGCACGTCGTGCTCGGCGAAACTGACGTCGGCGATGCCGTGGGCGAGCACGACCTCGCTGCCCAGCGTGTAGCCGAGCCGCCGCGCCACCTCGTGGCCGATGGCGACTTCGTCGTTGCCGCTGGGTGCGCGGCCCTCGGCGAAGGTCACACCCTGGTCGCGGAAGCGGTAGCGCTCGAAGAACGCGCCCGTCGTGCCGATGACGCGGAAGCCTTTATGCGAATCGCCGAGCGAGTAGGGAATCGTCCACGCCACGGCGGGATGCGCACTGTAGCGTTGGTAGGTGGCCCACTGCACGCTGCCGGAGGGCGTGGCCATCCCGAAGACAGTGCTGAGCAGGACCTGTGTGGTGCCGCCACGCGCGCCGACGATGAGATCGGTGCCGCGGATGGTGCCGGCGAACGAGTCACGCACGCCGCTGCGCAGGTGCTCGATGCCCACCAGCAGCGCGACGCTGAGCGCGATGCTGGCGACGGTGAGCGCCGAGATGGCGACGCGGGCGCGCAGGGACCGCGCGGCGAGCCCGAGCAAGAACATCACGCCGCCAGCTCCGTGGACGCCCGGTTGAGCGTCGCCAAGGCCAGCGTGCGCCCGAAGCGCTCGGCCAGCGCGAGGTCGTGGCTCACGAAAAGCAGCGTGCTGTTGGCCGCGGCCACCGAGGCGAAGAGCAACTCGAGGAAGCGGTCGCGGCGGTCGGCGTCCAGCGCCGAGGTGGGTTCGTCGCAGACGATGAGCTCCGGCGCGCCGATGAGTGCGCGTGCGACGGCCACGCGCTGCTGCTGGCCAACGGAGAGTGCGGTCACGGGCTTGTCGATTAAGGCCGTCAGTTCGAGGCTGCCGGCCAGGCGGTCGGCTTCGGCGAGCGGATTGGCGCCGCCGAGGCGTGCGCGCCGTGCCGCCGAGAGCCGCAGCGGCAGCAGGATGTTGTCACGCACCGAGAGGTACGGGATCAGGTTGAACATCTGGAACACGTAGCCGATGTGCGCGGCGCGAAAGCGGTCGCGTCCGGCGGAACCCATCGCGCCGAGGTCGCTGCCAAGCACCTGCACGCTGCCAGTGACGGGCGCGAGCACGCCGGCGACGAGGCCGAGCAGGGTGGTCTTGCCGCTGCCGCTGGGGCCGTGCAGGAACACGCGTTCACCGCGGGCGACGTGCAGGGCGGCGATGTCGAGCACGGGCGCACTGCCGCGGTACGCGAAGCGCACCTCGTGCAAGGCGATCGCGGGGTCGGTCACCGGCCTGTGTACGGGCGCATCGAGAGCCCTTCGATCGTGAAGCCGACGGACCCGTAGGGCGAATCGTAGTTGACGATGCGCAGCGTGCCTTCCATCCACACGGCATCGAAGAGCGCGAGCTTCACCGAGCGGCCGCCGGTCATCGTGACGAAGGCCATCTGGTTGGGCGGCGGCGGCGGGGTGTGCACGCAGGCGCCGTAGTACGGCACGAGCAGGAACTCGGCGCCTTCCTCCATCGCGTCGTCGAGCGGCACGATGAAGCCGGGGACCCGCACGCGCTGGCCGTCGAGGCGCCTGAGCGTGTCGGGCGCGGTGCCCTTTTCGTAGTCGAGCTGGCCGAGCAGGCGCCAATCGACGGGTACGGCGCTCTGCACCGCACTGGCGGGCGCCGAGGCTGGTGCCGGGGCCGGCGCGCGGGTCTGCGCCGCCGAGGTGAGCGGAAGGCTCGCGGCTGAGGCGCAGGCGAGGACGAACGCGACGCGTCGCATCATCGGCGCGTCACCGCGAACTCCGCCACCATCTCGGTGCGGTCCCACTGCAGCGCGAGCAGGCCGCGGCCGTTCTCCTCGCGCACGCTGATCGTGAAGGCCTCGACTTCATTGGCCAGCGGCCGCGCGCGCAGCGGGATGCGGCCAAGGTCACGCGCCTGGTCGTACTGCTGGCCGTTCTGGCCGGTCTGGCGATTGATGATCAGGATGCCGCCCGTGGCCTCGGGGATCGAGTACAGCGTGTACTCGCCCGGCGGCACGACGAGCTCGCCGAAGCGCAGCTCGGTGTCGGTCTTGAAGTGCGTGGCGCGGTTGGCGCCGGTGCGCCAGAGCTGGCCGTAGCGCACCAGCGCGCCCCAGATGTCGCGGCCGCGCTTCATCGGCACGCCGTAGTCCAGCGTGAACGTGGCGCCGAGCACGCGGGTCTCGCCGCCGCCGCGCCCGGAGAGCTCGCCGACACCGCGGCCGGTGGCGTCACGGTTGGCGAAGTCGCGCGCGAGCGCGACCACATCGGAGTTGCCGCTGCGCGTGACGATCAGCGCGCGCGTGGTCGCGCCGGCGTCGAGCGTGCGGATGGAGCCGTCGGGCAGCACGGTGAGGCGCATCGTGCCGCGCGTGGGGTGCGTGACGGTGGCCGAGTCGCGGCCGATGAGCGCCAGCGGGAAAGGGCTCACGCGCTGGCCGCTGAGCATCGGTGCGCCGACGGTGCTGGCACCGCTGCTGCGCAGGCGGCGCAGCGCCACGTCGAAGGGCCAATGCACGAGGTCAATGAACGGCAGCCACTCGGCGGGCGCGGCGACCATCCGCTCCGTGCGCTCGGCGGCCTGCGTGGTGATGTGCAGCGAATCGCCGTGCTTCATATATCGCACCGTGCGCGTCTCGGCGCCGGTGGTGGGGTTCAGGTCCACGACCGTGAGCGAGGTCAGGTTGCCGCGGGCGTCGAACTGCGCGCGCTGGCGTTGCAGCGTGGTGCGCGGGGATCGCGTGACGACTTCTGCTTCGATGACGTTGCCGGTGCGGATGATCCGCTCGACGGAAATCGTGTCGACGCCGAGACGGGCGGTGAGCGTGGACGTATCGGGGCGCGCCTGGGCGCCGAGGGCCGCTGGGGCCGTGGCCACGAGGGCAAGCAGGAGGAGTCGCATAGTAAGAATTCTACGCCACAGGGCCCCCCTTCGTTGCCTAGAGCGGCGGCATCGTCCGGCGCACGCTCTGGACGAAGCCGAGGCGCGAATAGTCCCCGAAGCTCCATCGGCCCGTCAGATCCTCGCCGCCGAAGACCTGGTCGCGGATGGCGCGGTCCACCCAGCCCAGGCGGATGAGGGTTTCGATCTGGCCGATGGTCTCCTCGATCCAGTCGGCCTTGGCCCGCAATTGCGCGACCGGGTCGTCCAGGCGCCCGCGGTGGGCGTCGAAGAAGCGCTCCGGGTGCCAGCTGGCCACTTCGCGGAGGGCCAGCACCTGCGCGCGCAGGTCCTCGTCGTGATGCGCGATGCGCACCTTCACGCCGATGAACAGGTCGCCGCCGAAGACCGTGCCGCGCTCGGCGTCCCAGACCACGTGGTGGTCGTCGGAGTGGCCCGGGGTTGGGCGAAGCGTGAGCGCGTCATCGGCGAAATCCGCGAGCGGCTGCGTGAGCTGCCGTCGCCGGCCCCAGGTGAAGCGCCGGTAGAATCCCACGCGTTCGGCAGCGCGGAGACGCCGCTCCGTGAGCGCCGCGCGTTGCACGCCGATGCCGCGGGCGATCAGCGCGGGCAGGCCGCCCGCGTGATCCTCGTGCGCGTGCGTGAGGATCGCGCCGCGCACCGGATGCGCGTCGAGCCAGGCGCCGAGGGCCGGTGCGGCGTTGGGGAAGGCCGCGTCCACGAGCACTTCGCGCGTGACGAAGGCACTCACCGCGTAGCCGACAAGGCGGCTGCGCCAGGAGGAGAATCGCAGTTCGGTGACGTCGCCGTGCGAGAGGACTAGCATACTCGCTGAACGATACCCGCGGAGCCGAGTCTCAGCGCACACCCAGCGGCGCCGGGCGCGACGATTGCCGGGGACCGCGTCGGAGAGTACATTTCAGGCGTTGAGGCAAGTGACCGGCGCCCGGCCATCAGGTCGGGCGTCGGGTCTTTTTTTCGCCCCCCGCGACATCCCTTTCCGAGGGTAGCCCCGTGATCGAGGCGCTCAAGCAGAAGCTCACCGACGAGGCGGAGAAGCTCCGCATCGAACTGAACGTCACGCTCCCCAACGAGATCCGCAAAGCCGTCGAACTCGGCGACCTGCGCGAGAACTCGGAGTACAAGGCCGCCCTCGAACGCCAGCAGTTCGTGCAGGCGCGGCTCGGGCAGCTCACGCAGCGCCTGTCCAAGCTCTCCAGCATCGACGAGTCGCAGATCGCCAGCGACGCCGTCGGGATGGGCTCCAAGGTGACCGTCGAGGACCAGGACTCCAAGGAGCGCGAGGAGTACCACCTGATCTTCGGCGACGCCGAGGACTTCGAGGACGGGCAGGTGACGATGTCGTCGCCAATCGGCCGCGCGCTTCTCGGCAAGAAGGTGGGCGAGGTGGCACTGCTCAAGCTGCCGGCGCGCACGCGTAAGCTGAAGGTCGTGAAGCTCGTGACGATTCACGAGGA contains these protein-coding regions:
- a CDS encoding M20/M25/M40 family metallo-hydrolase; this translates as MFVRALLAVALVAPLLAAQQPAGQARPPMGARNPMADPIDVNSVPTYIRRSPSSDPIIQRMWDEGMNRSQAMSLAQQLMDSLGQRMTASPHMDAAQNWAVSTFQRWGVTARKEQYGTWLGWKRGVTHIDLLTPRVRSLEAYALTYSPGMRRPVEGQVIAYPEGISTPEAFDAWLPNVRGKFFLMSVPRLSCRSPGQWAEFATPEERDRVTAAQAAMQQEWNQLNVAMSGGRNVWQKLKDAGALGVFTHQFSNYPGIQKVFGSPQQTLPAFAVGCEDYGLLFRLARNNQGPRVRAFTDSEIVGERPVFNVVAEIRGSEKPDEYVLLSAHFDSWSSSSGATDNGTGSITMMEALRILRQVYPNPKRTILVGLWSGEEQGLNGSRAFSEDHPEVVRGLQALWNQDNGTGRVVNLSAGPFPGAAQRIERYLGQVPSEITQWIRFNPTGGQATGGTDHASFVCHKAPAFNLGALSWDYSFTTWHTDRDTYDKVVEYDLKNNATLVAMLAYLASEDPERMPRDIMDPLPAGPGGQPGQWRDCNPATRRTPQATR
- a CDS encoding ABC transporter permease, which translates into the protein MMFLLGLAARSLRARVAISALTVASIALSVALLVGIEHLRSGVRDSFAGTIRGTDLIVGARGGTTQVLLSTVFGMATPSGSVQWATYQRYSAHPAVAWTIPYSLGDSHKGFRVIGTTGAFFERYRFRDQGVTFAEGRAPSGNDEVAIGHEVARRLGYTLGSEVVLAHGIADVSFAEHDVHPFKVVGIINRTVTPIDRALYVTLEGLEAMHEAEAHRGGLPMGPPDDHLHDAEPPITAFLVGTKNRFETLRLQREMNEDIVDPLTAIVPGVALAQLWDVVGNAEAALRLVSLFTLLVGLIGMCVALYASLESRRREMAVLRAVGAGPRTISALLVSESALLALSGAVAGVLLVYLGLALASGAIESRYGLALAMAPLSATAWGFLGLVVVAGTLVGMLPAWKAYRSSLADGLSVKV
- a CDS encoding ABC transporter ATP-binding protein, translated to MTDPAIALHEVRFAYRGSAPVLDIAALHVARGERVFLHGPSGSGKTTLLGLVAGVLAPVTGSVQVLGSDLGAMGSAGRDRFRAAHIGYVFQMFNLIPYLSVRDNILLPLRLSAARRARLGGANPLAEADRLAGSLELTALIDKPVTALSVGQQQRVAVARALIGAPELIVCDEPTSALDADRRDRFLELLFASVAAANSTLLFVSHDLALAERFGRTLALATLNRASTELAA
- a CDS encoding DUF3299 domain-containing protein; translation: MMRRVAFVLACASAASLPLTSAAQTRAPAPAPASAPASAVQSAVPVDWRLLGQLDYEKGTAPDTLRRLDGQRVRVPGFIVPLDDAMEEGAEFLLVPYYGACVHTPPPPPNQMAFVTMTGGRSVKLALFDAVWMEGTLRIVNYDSPYGSVGFTIEGLSMRPYTGR
- a CDS encoding DUF2911 domain-containing protein; this encodes MRLLLLALVATAPAALGAQARPDTSTLTARLGVDTISVERIIRTGNVIEAEVVTRSPRTTLQRQRAQFDARGNLTSLTVVDLNPTTGAETRTVRYMKHGDSLHITTQAAERTERMVAAPAEWLPFIDLVHWPFDVALRRLRSSGASTVGAPMLSGQRVSPFPLALIGRDSATVTHPTRGTMRLTVLPDGSIRTLDAGATTRALIVTRSGNSDVVALARDFANRDATGRGVGELSGRGGGETRVLGATFTLDYGVPMKRGRDIWGALVRYGQLWRTGANRATHFKTDTELRFGELVVPPGEYTLYSIPEATGGILIINRQTGQNGQQYDQARDLGRIPLRARPLANEVEAFTISVREENGRGLLALQWDRTEMVAEFAVTRR
- a CDS encoding MBL fold metallo-hydrolase; this translates as MLVLSHGDVTELRFSSWRSRLVGYAVSAFVTREVLVDAAFPNAAPALGAWLDAHPVRGAILTHAHEDHAGGLPALIARGIGVQRAALTERRLRAAERVGFYRRFTWGRRRQLTQPLADFADDALTLRPTPGHSDDHHVVWDAERGTVFGGDLFIGVKVRIAHHDEDLRAQVLALREVASWHPERFFDAHRGRLDDPVAQLRAKADWIEETIGQIETLIRLGWVDRAIRDQVFGGEDLTGRWSFGDYSRLGFVQSVRRTMPPL
- a CDS encoding GreA/GreB family elongation factor, with the protein product MIEALKQKLTDEAEKLRIELNVTLPNEIRKAVELGDLRENSEYKAALERQQFVQARLGQLTQRLSKLSSIDESQIASDAVGMGSKVTVEDQDSKEREEYHLIFGDAEDFEDGQVTMSSPIGRALLGKKVGEVALLKLPARTRKLKVVKLVTIHEDI